The Candidatus Binatia bacterium genomic interval ATTCGTGGGATTGCGCGCGCCGTCGGAGATATCGATGAGGCGATTCGGGCCCTGCGAAAGTCCAGGATAGAGGCGCTTAGGGGCTCTATTTGAAATGGTCCTTGCAACCGATACCCATGCTCTCATCCACCACGTCACGAGACAGAGCAGAAAGTTAGGTCGTAGGGCGAGGGTGATCTTCGACCGCGTAGAGCGGGGCGTTGATGTGCTTCTGATACCATTTGCCGTTTTAGAAGAAATAATGCTTTTGTCCGAGGCCGGAAAGGTTCGGCTTCCCATACCCTTCAGAGAGCTACTTATTTCGTTGATGCAGGCCGACAACTTCGACTTAGGAGTCAACGACGCTCAGCTTCTCCTGGAAGCCGCCGCCTTAACCGGTATCAGAGATCCTTACGACCGGCTGATCGTCGCGCAAGCGAGAGTGGCCGGGCTGCCTCTAATTACCGGCGATGAGGAAATTCACGATAGCCGCCTCGTTCGAACCGTTTGGGATTGACGCCACTCGTGCTTAGGATATTTACGCTGCAATTACTGTTTGAGCTTCGGATAGGGTTCATGCCCGAAGAGCGCCAGGTTCTCGGTCACCTGCACCGGCCGGTTGCTCGGCGCGAGTCAGTCCTTGTCCCCCGGGTTCCATTGCAGCTGAAACAAACGCTGTCATCTTTCTCCCTAAAGGACATTTGCCACGTTTTTGCGATTGCGAAAGTGTGGCAAGCATCGCTTTGTCATCGTCACTGAACCCTAAGACATATTTTCGTGTTTTCGCAATTGCGAAAACATGATAAGCGTCGCGCGTGAAGAGGTGATGTAGAGGCGTTCGGGACAGGTCGAAAGGGCGTGCGGAATAGGGTGAAGAACCCCGAACTCTGTCGTTGAGGCCTCCGAAGCAGCGAACGAAATGGAGAGAATTATATATGACAACTTCCGAGATTCATATCGGACTGCTGACTCCTCAGACAGCCAATCGCCCGCATTTCGAGAATTTCAAAAGGCTTCTTCCACACGAGGTTACTCTGACCATTGAAGGGCTTGACCTGGTCCGGTCCTCACTCTTTGACTTGGTGGACAAATCCGACGTGGTCGTAAGCAAGGCCTTAGAGATGAAGCGAAGATTTCCGATACAGGGCGTGATCGTTACCGGCGCTCCGACGGCTATTCTGAATCCAGCCTTGGAAAGCAAAGTCTCAACAGCCGTTGGACTTCCGGTTGTGACCGCGGTCTCGGCGGCCGTAGCGGCGCTGAAGGCCGTATCGGCGAAGCGGCTGATCGTTGTGACTCCATTCGCGGAAGAAATGAACGCCAGATTGAAGAGAGTTATCGAGGATTCCGGGTTTACGATTCTTTCTTGCCCGCAGTTCGAGGACCAAAACGCCGTCGCATCCGCAAAGGCGAGTCCCGAAGAGCTGTTCCGAAGAGTGGAAAGCGCCTTCAAGACGGCGCCGACGGCTCATGCTATTTACTTTCAGGGCGCTACGCTGGATCCCCTCCTCATTATCGAGAGGCTCGAGCAGAGTCTTAAGGTGCCTGTGATTGCCAGCAATCCGGCCATGTTATGGCTCCTCTTGTCGCTGTTGCGGCGCAAGTACTCTATCCAGGGCTATGGAAAGCTCCTGGCCACCTGGCCGGAGCATGAGGTTTGAGTCGCGCGTGAACAGGAGTTGAAGGAGGGAAATTTGCAACGGAAAGCCGCGAAAGAGTGCCCCTTGATCCTCATCGCGGCGGTGATTCTCGTTCAACTTTCACCCTTGTTGCCGCTTGGCGCGCAGGAGAGTCGCCCGAGCAAACTCGTCGAGGCAGCCCGCAAAGAGGGGAAACTGGTCTGGTATACCTCGACGAGCATCGAGGACGCCAAGAGTCTGGTCGATGCCTTCAATAAAAAATATCCCTTCGTGCGCACGGAATTTTTTCGAGCCGGTTCCGCCGGGCTATTGAACCGCATCGTCAACGAAGCCCGCATTGGAAAATTATTTTTCGACGTCGTCGCGATCAGGGGGCTGGAGACGCATCAGTTAATCCAGGGAGGTTTACTGCAGCCCTATTTCTCGCCGGAGAGCAAAGCCTATCCGGCAGGCTTTAAGCATCCCAAGGGGCTGTGGGTCGATTACTTTGATGCTTATCAGGTAATCGGCTACCATACGCGACTCGTGCCTAAGGACCAGGTCCCCAAGAGCTACGATGATCTGCTTCACCCGAGGTGGAAGGGCAAGATTGGAATGGACGAGGACTTGTACTCATGGTACGGGGCGCTGGTTCAAAAGTGGGGTAAGGAAAGAGCCCATAGATTCATGAAGGGATTGGCCCGACAGGAGATTCAATTTCGTAGCGGCCAAACACTGGTGGCTCAGCTTTTGGCAGCGGGCGAGTTTACCGTAGCCATGGTCCTTGCCCATAGGATCGAAAAGATGAAGGAACGAGGAGCCCCGGTCGAGTGGGTAACTACATTGGACCCTATTGCCGCATCGCTCCATCCGATTGGGCTTGCCGCTAGGGCACCTAATCCAAACACAGGGAAGCTGTTCATCGATTTCGTACTTTCGAAAGAAGGCCAGAAGTTGGTTTTGGATATCGGTCGGACGCCGGCACGCTCCGGCATCGACCCCAAGATGGATGCAAAGAACTTGAAGCTTTACCCCGTTCCTCCAGAATCCGGCGAAAACTACTCGCAGTATCTAAAAGAGTTTCGAGAAATATTCGGTCGATAAGTAGTAGGTTTGGGCAGATTTTTCAGGTTTTCTATTTTAAACATCCGCGCCAGACGAGAAAAGTACTCGAGGCGCTCTCCGGTTTCGTAAAGACCGCCGCTCCCACTCACCGCTAGCAGCTACTTTCGTGTTTTCGAAATTACGAAAACACGGGAATACGTTAATTCCGTTCAGCCCCAGTCGTGCTTGGAATACCTGCGCTTAAGCTGCTGTTTGAGTTTCGGATAGGTTTCGCGCCAGAAGGGCGGCAGGTTCTCGGTCACCTGCACCGGCCGGTTGCTCGGCGCGGGTGCGTGAATGCGAATGCAGCGGACGCTTCCCTTGGTTCGGATCTTCGAGTTAGTCTCAGGTCGTCTCCAATTCCCGCTTCTTTGAACCTCAGTAACCTTTGCCACGTTTTCGCAATGAGTGCCGAAGCGATATTTAGTCCGTTCTGCTGAAGCAGAAGTCCAGCGTTTTGACTGTTGGGACGCCTAAACTCCGCCTCCTTCCGATAACGGACATTTGCCATGTTTTCGCAATTGCGAAAACGTGATAAGTATCGCTGCCGTGGAAGAGGTGAGTTATAGACAGTCGCGGCTGTGTCGTTTGCTCGGCAATCCCGTTGCCTTCACCGTGGTCGCGTTGCTGGCGGAAAACAAAGACATGAGCACGAGCCAGATCGCGCAAGCGATTGGCCGCAGTGTGCCGCGCACCAGCAATATTCTCGAAGCGTTGAGGCTCGCAGAGATGGTGCGCTACGAGACCGAAGGCCGCCACGCTCGCTACCGCCGCAAACATCCGCGTGAAGTCCGAAGAATTCTTGACGCGCTTTGCGCTTTCGTAAAGACCACTTCCGTGAGCCACCGTTGATCCGATTTTTTCAACCGACTGCCATTTACCACGTTTTCGCAATTGCGAAAACGTGATAAGAGAGCGCCTTCATGGGACCTCTGCGTTATCGTGATTTTCGTTTTCTCTGGATCGGTTGGGTGCTGGGCGCCACCGGCTCCTGGGTGCATCAGGTCGCCACGTTGTGGCTCATTCTCGAATTGACCAATTCGCCCTTCATGTTGGGATTGAGCGGCCTTTTCATGTCCGTTCCTTTTCTCGTGACCTCGCTCTTCGGCGGCGCTCTGGCCGACCGGATGGATCGGCGGAAACTCCTCCTGGTGACTCAGGGCGTCGCCGCAATTCTCGCATTCGTACCCGGAGTGCTGTCCGGCCTGGGTATTATTCAAGTCTGGCATCTTTATGCGCTCAGCTTCGTGAGCTGGACCGTCGGGGCCTTCGACGGTCCCGCGCGTCAAGCGTTGATCCCGTCGCTGGTTCCCGAGAAGCAGCTCATGGGAGCGATCGCCTTGACCTCGGTGATCCGCCGAAGCACGGCGCTGGTAGGGCCGATGATCGGAGGGGGTGCGATAACGTTCTTCGGCGTCACCGGGGCCTTTTTTCTTCACGCTTTGATCAATGTCATGGTCCTAGCGACGATCTTTCAAATGCGAACAGGCGAAGACGCCATCGACCACCGCCGCGCGCCCATGGGTCGGTCCATCATCGAAGGCTTAAAGACCGCGCGCAGCAGCCGTGTGATTTTCGGCATTCTCTGCGTCGAAGCCGTCAGTACCATGACCGTGACTTACCAGCCGCTCATGCCGATTTTTGCCCGGGACATTCTTAAAGTCGGACCTTCTGGGTTGGGGCTTCTCTACACGTCCGCCGGAGTCGGCGCGTTGATCGGCTCCGCGATCCTGGTCAAGATGGGCGACGTTCAAAACAAAGGAAAAATATTTCTGCTGACGGTTCTTCTTCAACCTTCGGCGGTGTTGCTGTTCGGCCTTTCTCCCTGGCTTATCTTATCGATGACGATGCTCGCAGTCTCCGGAGTTTTGGAAGTGATCGGCGGGACGGTGCGCAATGCCATGCTACAGCTCTCCACCGAGAATCGGATGCGCGGCAGAATCATGGGATTGAATATGATGGTGCACCGCGGGCTCGGCCCGTTGAGCGGCCTTCCCGCGGGCTCGGCGGCGGCTCTGATCGGCGCCCCGCTGGCGATTTCGGGAGGCGCGGCCTTTTTTATCTTTTATGCCCTGTTCATGTTTGTGCGAGTTCCGGAGCTTCACCGTTATCGCATTCGGGCGCGCGACGGAGCGTCGGCCGAAGGCGAGGGCAAAATGGAGCTTGCTTAAGGCCGGACGCGCGAAAGTCAGGTTTCACGACTCGCTTTTATAGAAACACCATGAGCCTAGAAAGCGTGCATATCGGCGCTTTCACGCCTGAAGAGCGCCAGGTTCTCGATCACCTGCACCGGCCGGGTACACTACACTCGGTACGAGCATGTGAATGCGAATGTAGTGAACGCTTCCCTCTCGTTCGGATCTTCGAGTTATGTCAAGGCGGTCTACAATTCCCGCTTCTCTGAACCCCGGTGACACTTGCCATGTTTTCGCAATTGCGAAAGTGTGGCAAGCATCGCTTTCTGGACTTCGCAGTTAAAGTCTGCGCGGTTGGCTACGCCATACTTCATCGAGCGTATTGCGA includes:
- a CDS encoding PIN domain-containing protein, producing MVLATDTHALIHHVTRQSRKLGRRARVIFDRVERGVDVLLIPFAVLEEIMLLSEAGKVRLPIPFRELLISLMQADNFDLGVNDAQLLLEAAALTGIRDPYDRLIVAQARVAGLPLITGDEEIHDSRLVRTVWD
- a CDS encoding MFS transporter gives rise to the protein MGPLRYRDFRFLWIGWVLGATGSWVHQVATLWLILELTNSPFMLGLSGLFMSVPFLVTSLFGGALADRMDRRKLLLVTQGVAAILAFVPGVLSGLGIIQVWHLYALSFVSWTVGAFDGPARQALIPSLVPEKQLMGAIALTSVIRRSTALVGPMIGGGAITFFGVTGAFFLHALINVMVLATIFQMRTGEDAIDHRRAPMGRSIIEGLKTARSSRVIFGILCVEAVSTMTVTYQPLMPIFARDILKVGPSGLGLLYTSAGVGALIGSAILVKMGDVQNKGKIFLLTVLLQPSAVLLFGLSPWLILSMTMLAVSGVLEVIGGTVRNAMLQLSTENRMRGRIMGLNMMVHRGLGPLSGLPAGSAAALIGAPLAISGGAAFFIFYALFMFVRVPELHRYRIRARDGASAEGEGKMELA
- a CDS encoding winged helix-turn-helix domain-containing protein codes for the protein MISIAAVEEVSYRQSRLCRLLGNPVAFTVVALLAENKDMSTSQIAQAIGRSVPRTSNILEALRLAEMVRYETEGRHARYRRKHPREVRRILDALCAFVKTTSVSHR
- a CDS encoding ATP-dependent helicase C-terminal domain-containing protein, with protein sequence MAKVTEVQRSGNWRRPETNSKIRTKGSVRCIRIHAPAPSNRPVQVTENLPPFWRETYPKLKQQLKRRYSKHDWG
- a CDS encoding extracellular solute-binding protein gives rise to the protein MILIAAVILVQLSPLLPLGAQESRPSKLVEAARKEGKLVWYTSTSIEDAKSLVDAFNKKYPFVRTEFFRAGSAGLLNRIVNEARIGKLFFDVVAIRGLETHQLIQGGLLQPYFSPESKAYPAGFKHPKGLWVDYFDAYQVIGYHTRLVPKDQVPKSYDDLLHPRWKGKIGMDEDLYSWYGALVQKWGKERAHRFMKGLARQEIQFRSGQTLVAQLLAAGEFTVAMVLAHRIEKMKERGAPVEWVTTLDPIAASLHPIGLAARAPNPNTGKLFIDFVLSKEGQKLVLDIGRTPARSGIDPKMDAKNLKLYPVPPESGENYSQYLKEFREIFGR